The window CGAGTGCCTGCATGTTGCCGTCGAGCCGTTCACCGCATAGACGCTGCGCACGCAGCACGGCCTGCCCGAGTTCGGAGAGCACCGAGCCGCGGCCGCGCTCCTTCGCAATCAGCGGACCGCCCAGACGTTCTTCGATGCTGCGCAACAGACCCCATGCATGACGGTAGGACAAACCCTTAAGCGTGGCCGCCTGCGCGATGCTGCCGGATTCGTCCACCAGTGCGAGCAGCGGCACGACGTCCGACAGGCTGGCCTCGCGGCCGTCCGCGCCCTTCACCACCAGCTCCGCCTGGCACTCGATTCTGATCATATATGCTCAACTCTTTCCTATTGCACGGGCTATTTCACCCGCCTATTGTTCGGCTATCCCATATCGAATAAACAAAGCATAAGTGCACGCTTTATGAAATACAAGTGCATATATGACTTTTGGAGGAGCCCCCACTTGGACGATTCCCTCGCCGTCGCACCGGATCAACTCGTGCAGCGTCACGCGCGTCCGGGCATGTCGCTGCTAGCTGTGCTGCATGCGATTCAGGACGAACTCGGCTACGTTCCGCCGGCCTCGGTCGCGCCGCTCGCCAAAGCGATGAATCTGTCGCGCGCCGAGGTGCATGGCGTCATCACCTACTACCACCACTTCCGCACGCAACCGGCCGCGCCGGTCACGGTGCAACTGTGCCGCGCGGAAGCCTGCCGCAGCATGGGCACCGAAGCGCTCGCGCAGCATATCGAAGCGCGCACCGGTTGCCGCTTCGACGCCGAACACGAGCCTCACGCGACGGTGGAACTGGAATCGGTGTATTGCCTCGGTCAATGTGCGCTGTCGCCGGCGTTGATGCTCAACGGCACCTTGCACGCGAAGGTCACGCCGCACAAATTCGACGCGATTCTCGCCGCCGCCGAAAAGCGCGTGGAGGTGACGGCATGACGCGCATTTACGTTCCCTGCGATTCGTCCGCACTGGCGCTCAGCGCCGACGCGCTGGCTCAGGCGATCGTCGCCGAAGCCGCACAGCGCGGCATCGAAATCGAACTGGTCCGCAACGGCTCGCGCGGTTTGCTGTGGCTCGAACCGCTGATCGAAGTCGCAACGGCCGAAGGTCGCATCGGCTACGCGAATGTCGAAGCCGACGACGTCGCCGCCTTGTTCGACGCCGGCTTCCTGCAAGGCGGCGAACACGCGCGGCGCGTCGGTCTCGTCGACGAGATTCCGTATCTGAAGAAGCAACAGCGCCTGACGTTTGCGCGCATCGGCATCACCGATCCGCTTTCCGTCGACGACTACGTTGCCCACGGCGGCCTCGACGGCCTGCGCGCGGCCCTGCACACCGACGGCGACGCCGCCTGCGAAGCGTTGATCGAATCCGGCCTGCGCGGCCGCGGCGGCGCGGCGTTCCCGGCCGGCATCAAATGGCGCACGGTGCGCGGCGCGAAAGCGGCGCAGAAGTACATCGTCTGCAATGCGGATGAAGGCGACTCGGGCACGTTCTCCGATCGTCTGGTCATGGAAAGCGATCCGTACATGCTGATCGAAGGGATGATCATCGCGGGTGTCGTGACGGGCGCAACCGTCGGTTATATCTACGTGCGCAGCGAGTATCCGCATTCGATCGCGACGCTCGAAGCGGCCATCGCGAAAGCGCGCGCCGCCGGCTGGCTCGGCGACAGCGTGCTCGGCTCGGCGGCGCATCGCTTCGAGCTGTTCGTCGCGAAAGGTGCCGGCGCCTATGTGTGCGGCGAGGAAACCGCGTTGCTCGAATCGCTCGAAGGCAAACGCGGCATCGTCCGCGCGAAGCCGCCGGTGCCGGCGCTCGTCGGCCTGTACGGGCAGCCGACCGTGATCAACAACGTCATCACGCTCGCCACCGTGCCGCTGATCTTCGCGCGCGGCGCGGCGTTCTACAAAGACTTCGGCATGGGCCGTTCGCGCGGCACGTTGCCGTTCCAACTGGCCGGCAACGTGAAGCAAGGCGGTCTCGTCGAACTCGCATTCGGCGTGACGCTGCGCGAATTGCTGGTCGACTACGGCGGCGGCACGGCCAGCGGCCGGCCGGTACGCGCGGTGCAGGTGGGCGGCCCGCTCGGCACCTATCTGCCCGAAAGCCAGTGGGACATTCCGATGGACTACGAGGCCTATGCGGCGGTCGGCGCGGTGGTCGGCCACGGCGGCCTGGTCGTGCACGACGACACATCGAATCTCGCCGAACTCGCGCAATACGCCATGCACTTCTGCGCGCTCGAATCGTGCGGCAAATGCACGCCGTGCCGGATCGGCTCGACGCGCGGCGTCGAAGTGATCGGCCGGATCCGCAACGGCGATACGTCCACGCGCCAGGTGCAATTGCTGCGCGATCTGTGCGACACGATGGTGTCCGGTTCACTGTGCGCGATGGGCGGCATGACGCCGTTCCCGGTGCTGTCCGCGCTCGATCATTTCCCCGAAGACTTCGGTCTCGCCGGCGCGTCTTCCGACGCGTCCCCGAACGTGCCTCATCACGCGCCCAAAGCGGCCTGACCCAGGAGCTCACCATGTCCGACGTGCTCAACTCCCCTGCCGGCGGCTGCGGCTCAGGCAACTGCGCGTGCAAGTCGCAGGCGCTGCAACAGGCGCCGCTGCGCCCGCCCCGTTCGTTCTTCGACGACACCGACTACGGCACGCCCGAACGTCATGCCGACGTCGATATCACGCTGGAAATCGACGGTCAGAGCGTGACGGTGCCGGCCGGCACCTCGGTAATGCGCGCCGCCGTCGAAGCCGGCGTGAACGTGCCGAAGCTGTGCGCCACCGATTCGCTGGAACCGTTCGGCTCGTGCCGCCTGTGTCTGGTCGAGATCGAAGGCAAGCGCGGCTATCCGGCGTCGTGCACGACGCCCGTCGAAGCCGGCATGAAGGTGCGCACGCAGACCGATCGTCTGCAATCGCTACGCCGCAACGTGATGGAACTGTATATCTCCGATCACCCGCTCGACTGCCTCACCTGCCCCGCCAACGGCGACTGCGAATTGCAGGACATGGCGGGCGTGACGGGCTTGCGCGAAGTGCGCTACGGCTTCGACGGCGCGAATCATCTGAAGGACAAGAAGGACGAGTCGAACCCGTATTTCACCTACGACGCGTCGAAGTGCATCGTCTGCAATCGCTGCGTGCGCGCGTGCGAGGAAACGCAAGGCACGTTCGCGCTGACCATCGCGGGACGCGGCTTCGAATCGCGCGTGGCGGCGAGCGAAAACCAGCCGTTCATGGAATCGGAGTGCGTGTCGTGCGGCGCGTGCGTCGCAGCGTGCCCGACCGCGACGCTGCAGGAAAAGACCGTGATCATGCTCGGCCAGGCGGAGCATTCGGTCGTCACCACCTGCGCGTATTGCGGCGTCGGTTGTTCGTTCAAGGCGGAGATGAAAGGCAACCAGGTCGTGCGGATGGTGCCGCACAAAAACGGCCAGGCCAACGAAGGCCACGCCTGCGTGAAAGGCCGCTTCGCCTGGGGCTACGCAACGCACAAGGACCGCATCACCAGGCCGATGATTCGCGCGAAGATCACCGACCCGTGGCGCGAAGTCAGTTGGGAAGAAGCGCTGAGTTACGCGGCGTCGGAGTTCCGCCGGATTCAGGCACAACACGGCCGCGATTCGATTGGCGGCATCACCTCGTCGCGTTGCACGAACGAAGAGACGTACCTCGTGCAAAAGCTGGTGCGCGCCGCATTCGGCAACAACAACGTCGACACCTGCGCGCGCGTCTGTCACTCCCCGACCGGTTACGGCCTGAAGGTCACGCTCGGCGAATCGGCAGGCACGCAGACGTTTGCCTCGGTCGATAAAGCTGACGTGATCATGGTGATCGGCGCGAATCCGACCGACGGCCACCCGGTGTTCGGCTCGCGGATGAAACGCCGCGTGCGGGAAGGCGCGAAGCTGATCGTGGTCGATCCGCGGCGGATCGATATCGTCGACACGCCGCATGTGAAAGCCTCGCATCATCTGCAATTGCGGCCGGGCACCAACGTGGCCGTGGTGAACGCGCTGGCGCACGTGATCGTGACCGAAGGCCTGTTCAACGCAGCCTTCGTGGCCGAGCGTTGCGACACGCGCGCGTTCGAACAGTGGCGCGATTTCGTTTCGCTACCGGAGAACGCGCCGGAAGCGACTGAAGCGTTGAGCGGCGTGCCGGCTCAACACGTCCGCGAAGCGGCGCGCATCTACGCGACCGGCGGCAATGCCGCGATCTACTACGGCCTCGGCGTCACCGAACACGCGCAGGGCTCGACGATGGTGATGGGCATCGCCAATCTCGCGATGGTCACCGGCAACATCGGCCGCGAAGGGGTCGGCGTGAATCCGCTACGCGGCCAGAACAACGTGCAGGGCTCGTGCGACATGGGCTCGTTCCCGCACGAGTTGCCGGGCTATCGCCACATTAGCGATACGGTCACGCGCACGCTGTTCGAGCAAGCGTGGAACGTCACGCTGCAGCCCGAACCGGGCCTGCGGATTCCGAACATGTTCGACGCCGCCGTGCATGGCACCTTCAAGGGTCTGTACTGCCAGGGTGAAGACATCGTGCAGTCGGATCCGAACACGCATCATGTGGCGGCGGCGCTGTCGGCGATGGAATGCATCGTGGTGCAGGACATTTTCCTCAACGAGACCGCGAAATACGCACACGTGCTGCTGCCGGGTTCGTCGTTCCTCGAAAAGGACGGCACCTTCACCAACGCGGAACGCCGCATCTCGCGCGTGCGCAAGGTGATGCCGCCGGTGCCGGGTTACGCCGACTGGGAAGTCACGGTGATGCTCGCGCGCGCGCTCGGCTATGAAATGGACTACACGCATCCCTCGCAGATCATGGACGAGATCGCGCGTCTCACGCCGACGTTTCACGGCGTGTCGTACAGGAAGCTCGACGAGCTCGGCAGCATTCAGTGGCCGTGCAACGAGAACGCGCCGGACGGTACGCCGACCATGCACATCGATACATTCGTGCGCGGCAAGGGCAAGTTCGTGATTACGAAGTTCATCGCGACGCCGGAAAAGGTCACGCGCAAATTCCCGCTGCTGCTGACCACCGGGCGGATTCTGTCGCAGTACAACGTCGGCGCGCAAACGCGCCGCACCGAGAACTCACGCTGGCACGACGAGGACCGTCTGGAAATCCATCCGCACGACGCCGAGGAACGTGGCATCAAGATGGACGACTGGGTCGGCATCGAATCGCGCGCGGGGCAAACCGTGTTGCGCGCGAAAGTCACCGAGCGGATGCAGCCGGGCGTCGTCTACACGACGTTCCACTTCCCCGAATCGGGCGCGAACGTGATCACCACCGACAGCTCCGACTGGGCCACCAACTGCCCGGAATACAAGGTGACCGCGGTGCAGGTGATGCCGGTCGAACAGCCGTCGCAATGGCAGAAAGACTATTCGCGCTTCAACACCGAACAGCTCGATCTGCTGAAGCAACGCGAGCTGGCCAACGCCACCTCGGGCAAGTGAGGCGAGCCATGGACACTCAGAATCTGATCGACATGGCGAACCGGATCGGCGATTTTTTCGATTCGATGCCGGACCGCGAAGAAGCGTTGGGCGGTATCGCCGATCATATCCACCGCTTCTGGGAACCGCGCATGCGGCGCGCGTTGCTGGCGTCGCTCGATGAACCGGCAGCGGGCGGCGTCGAGATGTCGGCGATCGTCAGGGAAGCGCTGCTCAAACATCGCGAGCAATTGACGCCTGCCGTGCCTGCGCCGGTTTAATGCGTTGCGGCTTTGCAGCGTTGCAGTTTTGCGGCCGCCCGCGTCATAGCGCGGTCGGCTCGGGGATCTCACCGCCCACCGCGAACCATGCTTCGCAATGCCGCAGCAAGGCGTGCAGATCGGTGCCGGTGCGCCCGCGCGCGCTGATATAGCCATCCGGTCGCACGAGGTAGAACGAAGGCCGTGTGCGTCCATACGATTCGGATAGCGCCGGGCCGCCGTCGCCGG is drawn from Burkholderia sp. 9120 and contains these coding sequences:
- a CDS encoding NAD(P)H-dependent oxidoreductase subunit E; its protein translation is MDDSLAVAPDQLVQRHARPGMSLLAVLHAIQDELGYVPPASVAPLAKAMNLSRAEVHGVITYYHHFRTQPAAPVTVQLCRAEACRSMGTEALAQHIEARTGCRFDAEHEPHATVELESVYCLGQCALSPALMLNGTLHAKVTPHKFDAILAAAEKRVEVTA
- the fdhF gene encoding formate dehydrogenase subunit alpha, with protein sequence MSDVLNSPAGGCGSGNCACKSQALQQAPLRPPRSFFDDTDYGTPERHADVDITLEIDGQSVTVPAGTSVMRAAVEAGVNVPKLCATDSLEPFGSCRLCLVEIEGKRGYPASCTTPVEAGMKVRTQTDRLQSLRRNVMELYISDHPLDCLTCPANGDCELQDMAGVTGLREVRYGFDGANHLKDKKDESNPYFTYDASKCIVCNRCVRACEETQGTFALTIAGRGFESRVAASENQPFMESECVSCGACVAACPTATLQEKTVIMLGQAEHSVVTTCAYCGVGCSFKAEMKGNQVVRMVPHKNGQANEGHACVKGRFAWGYATHKDRITRPMIRAKITDPWREVSWEEALSYAASEFRRIQAQHGRDSIGGITSSRCTNEETYLVQKLVRAAFGNNNVDTCARVCHSPTGYGLKVTLGESAGTQTFASVDKADVIMVIGANPTDGHPVFGSRMKRRVREGAKLIVVDPRRIDIVDTPHVKASHHLQLRPGTNVAVVNALAHVIVTEGLFNAAFVAERCDTRAFEQWRDFVSLPENAPEATEALSGVPAQHVREAARIYATGGNAAIYYGLGVTEHAQGSTMVMGIANLAMVTGNIGREGVGVNPLRGQNNVQGSCDMGSFPHELPGYRHISDTVTRTLFEQAWNVTLQPEPGLRIPNMFDAAVHGTFKGLYCQGEDIVQSDPNTHHVAAALSAMECIVVQDIFLNETAKYAHVLLPGSSFLEKDGTFTNAERRISRVRKVMPPVPGYADWEVTVMLARALGYEMDYTHPSQIMDEIARLTPTFHGVSYRKLDELGSIQWPCNENAPDGTPTMHIDTFVRGKGKFVITKFIATPEKVTRKFPLLLTTGRILSQYNVGAQTRRTENSRWHDEDRLEIHPHDAEERGIKMDDWVGIESRAGQTVLRAKVTERMQPGVVYTTFHFPESGANVITTDSSDWATNCPEYKVTAVQVMPVEQPSQWQKDYSRFNTEQLDLLKQRELANATSGK
- a CDS encoding formate dehydrogenase beta subunit, with amino-acid sequence MTRIYVPCDSSALALSADALAQAIVAEAAQRGIEIELVRNGSRGLLWLEPLIEVATAEGRIGYANVEADDVAALFDAGFLQGGEHARRVGLVDEIPYLKKQQRLTFARIGITDPLSVDDYVAHGGLDGLRAALHTDGDAACEALIESGLRGRGGAAFPAGIKWRTVRGAKAAQKYIVCNADEGDSGTFSDRLVMESDPYMLIEGMIIAGVVTGATVGYIYVRSEYPHSIATLEAAIAKARAAGWLGDSVLGSAAHRFELFVAKGAGAYVCGEETALLESLEGKRGIVRAKPPVPALVGLYGQPTVINNVITLATVPLIFARGAAFYKDFGMGRSRGTLPFQLAGNVKQGGLVELAFGVTLRELLVDYGGGTASGRPVRAVQVGGPLGTYLPESQWDIPMDYEAYAAVGAVVGHGGLVVHDDTSNLAELAQYAMHFCALESCGKCTPCRIGSTRGVEVIGRIRNGDTSTRQVQLLRDLCDTMVSGSLCAMGGMTPFPVLSALDHFPEDFGLAGASSDASPNVPHHAPKAA
- a CDS encoding formate dehydrogenase subunit delta — protein: MDTQNLIDMANRIGDFFDSMPDREEALGGIADHIHRFWEPRMRRALLASLDEPAAGGVEMSAIVREALLKHREQLTPAVPAPV